In a single window of the Rhizoctonia solani chromosome 16, complete sequence genome:
- a CDS encoding spherulin-4 produces MLCSTVGSGLFYFCQAPEVPNQSQRAGSLGMLTHMQAPYAYIKVTFILSFPSLTFIRLTSSSSSIFTMLFARAALASGIIFPLYIYPGTSCSGWTPLINAITTHPNLPFWVVVNPASGPGAVNSQPDANYQACIPQLRPAANPNVKVLGYVPTGFGSRAQSAVQADITTYSQWGASYKPNGIFFDEVAANSANQILYSGYSGFAKNKISGAVVDYSNPGVATPAEYYGFSDQIVTREDNYNNFSPSQYTIGSSTPASKQAVILHTTETTPPTCMLNAIVRVDKIGAVYFTSDVLPNPYDMFPPYWAGLVDAVQTAASA; encoded by the exons ATGTTGTGCTCCACTGTTGGTTCAGGTTTGTTTTATTTCTGCCAGGCCCCCGAAGTGCCTAATCAGTCACAACG GGCCGGGTCTCTTGGGATGTTAACGCACATGCAAGCACCATACGCATACATAAAGGTCACCTTCATCCTGAGTTTTCCATCACTCACTTTCATCCGTCTAACTTCTAGTTCGTCTTCCATTTTCACTATGTTGTTTGCTCGTGCAGCTCTTGCCTCTGGTATCATATTTCCCCTATATATCTACCCCGGAACCAGCTGTTCAGGTTGGACACCCCTCATCAATGC TATCACTACCCACCCCAATCTACCCTTCTGGGTGGTCGTAAACCCTGCAAGTGGACCAGGAGCCGTGAACTCACAGCCGGATGCCAACTACCAAGCATGTATTCCCCAACTTCGCCCGGCCGCAAATCCCAACGTCAAAGTTTTGGGCTACGTTCCAACAGGATTCGGCTCTCGTGCACAATCCGCTGTCCAAGCTGATATCACAACTTATTCGCAATGGGGAGCTTCTTACAAGCCCAACGGAATCTTTTTCGATGAGGTTGCAGCGAACAGCGCAAATCAGATCTTGTATTCGGGATACTCGGGTTTCGCCAAGAACAAGATCAGTGGTGCCGTGGTAG ATTACTCTAACCCAGGGGTGGCTACGCCGGCCGAGTACTACGGATTCAGTGACCAGATTGTCACTCGTGAGGACAATTACAACAATTTTAG TCCAAGTCAATACACCATTGGTAGTTCTACCCCAGCTTCCAAACAAGCTGTCATATTGCACACAACCGAAACCACTCCCCCAACTTGTATGTTAAATGCTATTGTCCGCGTCGATAAAATAGGTGCCGTCTATTTTACGAGCGATGTGCTCCCGAATCCTTACGACATGTTTCCCCCTTATTGGGCTGGGTTGGTCGATGCTGTCCAAACTGCTGCGTCAGCTTGA
- a CDS encoding cofilin/tropomyosin-type actin-binding protein translates to MSASSGIGVSPELSSAFASAVASQSTRFIKVKIQNESLVPDGTIPTGSGGFIDDLPQLQDILEDDIPAYILAYTEGSKWLFISYVPDTAKVRDKMVYASSRGALTKALGDQKFKDNIFATSKVHIHQYLKWAHQRHLAAPKPLTARERELEEIRAAERASSAAYEGAGVRQSIVGSRAGMKWSDELGDALRDLQPGRLVVIVIDRSYKGELILKDTKDVSLDGVPGALPASEPAYGLYSWAQEEGASPHIVFTYTCPSSSPVKYRMLYSSGVASLVNDVKAQAGITVAKRLESSDPTELDLAWLGASWLHPEVGPHLPPTIPRNRLRNREDQRGGK, encoded by the exons ATGTCTGCATCCTCTGGAATCGGAGTCTCACCAGAACTCTCATCGGCCTTTGCCTCGGCTGTTGCCTCCCAATCTACGCGTTTCATCAAAGTAAAGATTCAGAACG AATCGCTGGTACCCGATGGGACAATCCCAACCGGATCCGGAGGGTTTATAGATGATCTCCCTCAGCTGCAAGACATTCTTGAGGACGATATTCCTGCGTATATACTCGCCTATACCGAGGGTTCGAAATGGTTGTTTATTTCCTACGTCCCAGACACCGCCAAG GTCCGAGACAAG ATGGTGTATGCGTCGTCGCGTGGTGCACTTACCAAAGCTCTAGGTGACCAGAAGTTCAAGGACAACATATTCGCTACTTCCAAAGTACACATTCATCAATATTTAAAATGGG CCCACCAACGGCATCTCGCCGCCCCCAAACCACTGACTGCTCGTGAACGC GAACTCGAAGAGATACGCGCGGCAGAACGGGCATCCTCGGCTGCATACGAAGGCGCAGGTGTACGCCAGTCCATCGTAGGCTCACGCGCGGGGATGAAATGGTCCGACGAGCTCGGAGACGCGTTGCGCGACTTGCAACCCGGACGATTGGTCGTTATCGTAA TCGATCGATCCTACAAAGGAGAGTTGATCTTGAAGGATACTAAGGATGTATCCCTCGATGGTGTTCCTGGTGCGCTTCCTGCCTCTGAGCCAGCTTATGGCCTGTACTCGTGGGCGCAGGAAGAGGGTGCTTCACCTCATATTG TATTTACGTATACATGCCCCTCAAGTTCACCTGTGAAATACCGTATGCTCTACTCG TCGGGCGTAGCCAGCCTGGTAAACGACGTCAAAGCTCAAGCTGGAATCACAGTTGCCAAGCGACTCGAGTCGTCCGACCCGACCGAACTGGACCTCGCATGGCTCGGAGCGAGCTGGCTTCACCCGGAAGTGGGACCACATCTCCCGCCGACGATTCCAAGAAACCGTTTGCGAAACCGAGAGGACCAGCGAGGCGGAAAGTGA
- a CDS encoding Zinc finger, FYVE-type protein, giving the protein MNGTATPVTVSYRPYQSKRHSRNSSGLGSSAGFSPPVTPPARSPGPYESPSTPEHRVYGNTKYLAPHHQTTPTVTVPSRSSPSPSPSPSPTTPEATQAPNPIETAYKSAYTEQAPDTQTLPTPSPTPEQPASTESSSQPTSPLTQLPALPASRPGSETAGPSSPGPSSHSSTAPSPRPTIVQRPGSRFRVVSTRGLSANTQPARPSPLRPASHLSPGPLPLRHQPTHTLSNASTPVSPSPVPSYQHRSALLSHSTNVSPGNRNKPLPAPGSARPSRSTTPILTPVPAPRSTTPVAAPSPTSNTPVPYAVLSRTSSASPVPTNIPGVNSPSRPAPYRAGFQPKGVYRHRTEEFEAARAKKVDGKRTEEKRLTRRLEKLIDLHFSPKEKDDAPPPPNRRSSSFFDDLAELKNKSPNELWRGVVESKAAQQERAIRTAEQTITKWEDDKDVSACPICTTSFHPLTNRKHHCRLCGRVVCSLPPKPPTARSRARS; this is encoded by the exons ATGAACGGCACTGCAACGCCCGTGACTGTCTCGTACAGACCGTATCAG TCGAAGCGGCATTCGCGCAACTCGTCTGGACTGGGGAGCAGTGCAGGGTTCTCGCCGCCTGTCACCCCGCCAGCAAGGTCGCCTGGGCCATATGAGTCTCCGAGCACACCTGAGCACAGGGTGTATGGCAACACAAAGTACCTGgctcctcatcatcagacaACGCCCACTGTCACTGTTCCCTCCCGATCGTCGCCATCTCCCTCTCCCTCGCCGTCGCCCACAACGCCAGAGGCCACTCAGGCGCCGAACCCAATCGAGACTGCATACAAGTCTGCATACACAGAGCAAGCGCCGGACACACAGACACTGCCTAcgccatctcccactcccgAGCAGCCAGCCTCTACCGAATCGAGCTCGCAGCCGACGTCGCCTCTGACGCAGCTCCCAGCGCTTCCGGCCTCACGCCCCGGCTCAGAGACAGCTGGGCCTTCGTCTCCTGGGCCTTCATCCCACTCCAGCACAGCCCCATCTCCACGTCCTACGATCGTACAGAGACCCGGCTCGCGTTTTCGCGTAGTATCCACCCGCGGTCTGAGCGCGAACACTCAACCCGCCAGGCCATCTCCACTCCGCCCAGCCTCCCATCTCTCCCCTGGGCCTCTACCCCTACGGCACCAACCCACACACACACTTTCAAATGCATCCACGCCTGTATCTCCCTCACCGGTTCCAAGTTACCAGCATCGGTCAGCGCTCCTGTCCCATTCAACGAACGTCTCTCCCGGAAACAGAAACAAACCTCTGCCAGCTCCTGGATCGGCT CGCCCCTCGAGATCCACGACCCCCATCTTGACCCCTGTACCAGCTCCGAGGTCCACCACTCCCGTTGCTGCACCGAGTCCGACTTCCAACACTCCAGTTCCCTATGCTGTCTTGTCCCGCACTTCGTCCGCCTCTCCCGTCCCTACGAACATACCAGGAGTGAATTCCCCCTCGAGACCCGCGCCCTACCGAGCCGGGTTCCAGCCCAAAGGTGTCTACAGACACCGAACAGAGGAATTTGAAGCCGCTCGTGCCAAAAAAGTAGATGGGAAACGAACCGAGGAGAAAAGGCTGACAAGGCGATTGGAAAAA CTTATTGACCTCCATTTCTCGCCGAAAGAAAAGGACGatgctcctcctcctcctaaTAGACGATCCTCTTCCTTTTTTGACGACTTGGCCGAGCTCAAGAATAAATCTCCAAACGAACTTTGGAGAGGCGTCGTAGAGAGCAAGGCGGCTCAACAGGAAAGAGCCATCAGGA CCGCCGAACAGACCATCACTAAATGGGAGGACGACAAGGACGTTTCGGCCTGCCCTATATGCAC GACATCATTCCACCCCCTCACCAACCGCAAACACCACTGCCGACTCTGTGGTCGAGTCGTATGCTCCCTTCCTCCCAAACCCCCCACCGCCCGATCTCGTGCTCGCTCTTGA
- a CDS encoding patatin-like phospholipase protein codes for MFDPLLQSNSGTRGCRAFVCALTADNIRGGLPVHLRTYASEWNQTPNCKIWKAARATSAAPTFFKGVSIKGENGILMRFVDGGIAVNNPTERVLAEAQSLFPDGHLSCILSIGTGQGKTIAMAESSVIKNMISRDVQLTDTVKKMATDCEVVANDMSNRFAPHPGVYFRFNVDQGTQDIGLGEHAKLSELAAHTSAYLRLHENDMRANRVAAALKSTRPWATLPISDIAR; via the exons ATGTTCGACCCGTTGCTCCAGTCCAACTCGGGAACCAGGGGTTGTAGAGC GTTCGTCTGCGCCTTGACGGCGGACAACATCAGAGGGGGTCTCCCGGTTCATCTTCGAACTTACGCAAGTGAATGGAACCAGACACCCAATTGCAAGATATGGAAAGCAGCACGGGCTACAAGCGCAGCTCCGACGTTCTTCAAGGGCGTTAGCATAAAGGGCGAGAATGGTATTTTGATGAGGTTCGTCGACGGAGGAATAGCAGTCAATAACCCCACGGAGCGCGTCCTCGCTGAAGCCCAAAGCCTGTTCCCTGATGGACATCTCTCATGCATTCTCAGCATAGGAACTGGCCAGGGCAAAACCATCGCAATGGCCGAAAGCAGCGTGATAAAAAATATGATCAGCCGGGATGTGCAGCTGACAGACACGGTCAAGAAGATGGCCACGGACTGTGAAGTAGTCGCGAACGACATGTCGAATCGGTTTGCTCCGCATCCAGGGGTGTACTTTAGGTTCAACGTAGATCAGGGAACGCAGGATATTGGGCTGGGGGAACACGCAAAGTTAAGCGAGCTTGCAGCGCACACGAGTGCGTATTTGAGGTTGCACGAGAATGACATGAGGGCGAACCGGGTTGCTGCTGCTTTGAAGAGTACACGTCCGTGGGCGACGTTGCCGATATCCGATATTGCGCGTTGA
- a CDS encoding patatin-like phospholipase protein, giving the protein MAAANMRASIPTHFRTFTAYENVSANCKIWEAVRATSAHPIFFKRIKIQDIGLQVNYIGGEIGCNNPTWRVLTEANRIFRGAHLACLVSIGTGQGGAIKVPEPGLKENMIPLGTLDTLKQIATDCETMQEKMAAKFERFKRPVPDPGVYFRFNLDQVPEDSQQWGVVDNLRMHQTIHGDVGKFTARGRDSCSYKKAGTKSVIERGCSVINTPLLYSSSTLLGTLCTR; this is encoded by the coding sequence ATGGCCGCAGCCAACATGAGGGCGTCTATTCCCACCCATTTTCGCACCTTTACGGCATATGAAAATGTTTCCGCGAACTGCAAGATTTGGGAAGCCGTCCGGGCCACCAGCGCTCATCCGATTTTCTTCAAGCGAATCAAGATTCAAGACATCGGGCTTCAGGTCAATTACATTGGTGGTGAGATAGGATGCAACAATCCAACCTGGCGCGTCTTAACCGAGGCCAACCGTATTTTCCGGGGGGCACATCTCGCGTGCCTCGTCAGCATCGGAACTGGTCAAGGAGGTGCAATCAAGGTACCAGAACCTGGACTGAAAGAGAACATGATACCACTCGGAACATTAGATACGCTGAAACAGATTGCAACCGACTGTGAGACAATGCAAGAAAAGATGGCAGCGAAATTCGAACGATTCAAACGTCCAGTCCCGGACCCAGGTGTATACTTCAGGTTCAACCTTGACCAGGTTCCGGAAGACAGTCAACAATGGGGGGTAGTAGACAACCTCCGAATGCACCAAACAATACATGGAGATGTCGGAAAATTCACAGCTCGCGGAAGGGACAGCTGCAGCTATAAGAAGGCGGGAACCAAGAGTGTTATTGAGCGAGGCTGCTCGGTGATCAACACACCCTTGCTTTACTCGTCGTCAACTTTATTGGGAACTTTATGTACTCGCTAG
- a CDS encoding ubiquitin carboxyl-terminal hydrolase: MRQTNSTRDPPWRGQSRRPVPKGLARGERLSRSAFAIAATPEWGWVGTEVSAAEDIRPQHRAAACGFRKYICKNQHAPRTNPPNESGTEDDVVVISSDDAPECSIKSCKANPNCCNHLGQRTWENEAAARKLYLEAASLGEDPSTSARNPGLPVGLKLRFTQVWFQDIAFRAGVYNCDPDLSLLPGKSVEESPIYQLQVTFGALQHSKEKSFNPVKLVECLGIRAGEQQDAQEFSKLFMSHLDNEFKKQDNTLVQSLITDQVGRLASSAKNPPFDLLQFEGRQVYGTRCVTCQNASEHSSNFLEMEISLTSDCRLEERLKANLEDEKLDGDNRYDCSTCGSKQDAFRYLKLTHLPPVLHFSVLRFVFDATDFSRKKSKHAITFPHSINMRPFLSEEGTEIWYDLRGVLLHRGPSAYHGHYEAQVFDVTRGIWFQFNDEEVRELKIEDLVGKQTSGAPRSQASKDAYMLIYTQRNAPSPDASTLIMPKHAFDAVQRLNKEHTDSCDAYSQRKKEMESEFNLIREQKRQIYQTWQISDVDEVSMVLSKSSLEGWISKELDKATFSRPGYTVKEPSQPTSAIPSTRRSHSSPSPPPPDEIFRVQDASCDASEGRSPFNSTEAHAVDRILCVHGLLDPEASGNMKRIPMSAWKSIQKIGIDAHAIESNRICEDCTAALFNEKFYTIQHDDMVSRFDACMGRDRGTGKEWWISKSWLKDWRLKRPKMHVTGCRDPMPDVSRFRSDLYCEHDCLTPTQKFREKISTSALGILKEAFPEFQPPDTETEICTICEAVAANDKEATREARAKAEAEDLQTRLMALYRREFFGGFKVTRLVEDWTYVILPLSFVTQWRAWLAKPLVAPRPGPITNDDFICEHGGLVIDLAEEKEVDGMICTASVSDWEVISELYGGGPYIECSLLKPDDHTGELRLQSNPPLCQDCRKTRLSNYDDAKINIYRLVDGEPLPDVNEAAKEPAQEKTQVTNSDVIHIDDTDAESPTLSDSSPPARAPGNRKRPKPVTTYAGQRRSKRIRTATTPKKGKTFFIHVNKDDTIRDVKRKIQDAEDIAPFYQQLYLHGVELIDDTRTLLQTGVLRTDCLVLRAIEAMDEDEAINWALTSGDVEPKTVRSRDEGRAFGGTLLGNTYVAPVGTTPSTEQCISATTATTAGTAITTSLPALNGTPGPSPTKGNDNTEDQDMLSVPSTVSDGNIDLDSRLAQELASEDTDPSFLFLEDDAGAAGISCASCTYLNHPGLKYCEMCETELAQEQ; encoded by the exons ATG CGACAAACAAATTCAACACGCGACCCGCCATGGCGAGGTCAATCTCGCCGCCCTGTTCCCAAAGGGCTTGCTCGAGGAGAGCGTTTGTCGCGCTCCGCCTTTGCGATTGCAGCAACTCCTGAATGGGGATGGGTAGGGACTGAGGTCAGTGCAGCAGAAGACATTCGGCCGCAGCATCGAGCAGCAGCATGCGGATTTCGAAAATATATCTGCAAAAACCAACATGCTCCTCGCACCAATCCCCCTAATGAATCTGGTACGGAAGACGATGTAGTGGTAATATCCAGTGACGATGCACCAGAGTGTTCCATCAAGTCTTGTAAGGCCAACCCGAATTGTTGCAACCATTTGGGACAGCGTACATGGGAAAACGAAG CTGCAGCCCGTAAGTTGTACTTGGAAGCTGCAAGTCTTGGTGAGGATCCCAGCACCTCTGCTAGGAATCCGGGGTTGCCCGTGGGGCTAAAG CTTCGGTTTACCCAGGTCTGGTTTCAAGATATTGCTTTTCGAGCTGGTGTATACAACTGTGACCCGGACTTATCATTGCTTCCTGGAAAAAGCGTAGAA GAATCCCCTATATACCAACTTCAAGTGACTTTCGGTGCACTTCAACATAGCAAAGAAAAATCCTTTAACCCTGTCAAGCTTGTTGAGTGTCTGGGAATTCGGGCGGGCGAGCAACAGGATGCGCAAGA GTTCTCCAAGTTGTTCATGTCACATCTTGACAACGAATTTAAGAAGCAGgacaatactttggtacaatCCTTGATTACAGATCAGGTTGGTCGTTTAGCTTCGTCGGCCAAAAATCCTCCATTTGATTTGCTCCAGTTTGAAGGTCGACAGGTATATGGAACTCGATGTGTTACATGTCAAAATGCGTCTGAACACTCGTCGAATTTCTTAGAGATGGAAATAAGCCTTACA TCAGACTGCAGACTTGAAGAACGCTTGAAGGCTAATTTAGAGGACGAGAAGCTTGACGGGGACAACCG ATACGATTGCTCGACCTGTGGGAGCAAACAGGACGCTTTCCGTTACTTGAAGCTGACGCACCTTCCTCCA GTTCTTCATTTTTCAGTACTTCGCTTCGTGTTTGACGCGACCGATTTCAGTCGCAAAAAATCCAAGCACGCAATCACATTTCCCCATTCGATCAATATGCGCCCTTTTTTGAGTGAAGAGGGTACTGAAATTTGGTATGATCTCCGTGGTGTTCTACTTCATAGAGGTCCAAGTGCATATCATGGTCATTACGAGGCTCAGGTATTTGACGTAAC CCGGGGTATTTGGTTTCAATTCAATGACGAGGAAGTGCGAGAGCTCAAGATCGAGGATCTTGTCGGAAAACAAACAAGTGGCGCCCCAAG GTCACAAGCTTCGAaagacgcatatatgctgatCTATACTCAAAGAAATGCTCCTTCTCCGGATGCTTCGACTTTGATTATGCCAAAACACGCCTTCGACGCTGTTCAGCGACTTAACAAAGAGCACACCGACTCGTGTGACGCCTACTCACAAAG aaaaaaagaaatggAATCCGAGTTTAATCTAATTCGAGAACAGAAGAGGCAAATATATCAGACTTGGCAAATCTCGGATGTTGACGAG GTTTCAATGGTTCTCAGCAAGTCATCTTTGGAAGGTTGGATCTCAAAGGAATTAGACAAGGCCACATTTAGCCGCCCTGGTTACACGGTTAAGGAGCCCTCTCAGCCAACCAGCGCGATTCCCTCCACACGACGTTCCCACTCATCACCAAGCCCTCCCCCTCCTGACGAAATTTTCCGGGTTCAAGATGCGTCTTGCGACGCATCTGAGGGTCGAAGCCCATTCAACAGTACCGAGGCTCATGCGGTTGATAGAATTCTATGCGTTCACGGTTTACTAGACCCAGAGGCATCGGGCAACATGAAACGAATACCCATG AGTGCATGGAAGAGCATTCAGAAAATTGGAATCGATGCCCATGCTATTGAATCGAACCGGATTTGTGAAGATTGCACAGCAGCTTTGTTTAATG AAAAGTTTTACACTATACAACACGATGACATGGTTTCGCGATTTGACGCATGCATGGGTCGGGATAGGGGTACAGGGAAGGAGTGGTGGATATCCAAATCGTGGCTCAAAG ATTGGAGGCTCAAGCGACCCAAGATGCATGTGACTGGTTGTCGTGACCCAATGCCTGATGTTTCCCGGTTCAGGTCAGATCTATATTGTGAACATGACT GCCTGACTCCTACCCAAAAGTTCAGAGAAAAAATTAGCACCTCC GCTTTGggcatccttaaagaagcaTTTCCTGAATTTCAGCCCCCAGATACGGAGACTGAGATATGCACTATCTGTGAAGCTGTTGCCGCGAACGACAAGGAGGCAACTAGAGAGGCAAGGGCCAAAGCAGAGGCCGAAGA CCTGCAGACACGTTTAATGGCGTTGTACCGACGCGAGTTTTTTGGTGGCTTCAAGGTTACGAGGCTCGTGGAAGACTGGACTTACGTTATCCT ACCGCTATCATTTGTGACTCAGTGGCGCGCGTGGCTGGCGAAACCGTTGGTTGCCCCTCGTCCTGGTCCGATTACCAACGATGACTTTATCTGCGAACATGGCGGTCTTGTCATCGATCTAgcggaagaaaaggaagtaGATGGTATGATTTGTACTGCTTCAGTGAGCGACTGGGAGGTTATAAGTGAGCTCTATGGGGGCGGGCCCTATATTGAATGTTCTTTGTTAAAACCGGATGACCACACTGGTGAACTCAGACTCCAATCGAACCCACCTCTCTGCCAAGATTGTCGGAAGACAAG GCTTTCCAACTATGACGATGCAAAAATTAACATCTACCGTCTTGTCGACGGGGAACCACTTCCGGATGTAAATGAAGCTGCCAAGGAACCTGCTCAAGAGAAGACCCAAGTCACTAACTCCGACGTTATCCACATAGATGATACAGACGCCGAGAGCCCGACGCTTAGTGATTCGAGCCCTCCTGCCCGAGCTCCAGGGAATAGGAAACGGCCGAAACCGGTGACAACTTATGCTGGACAGCGCAGGTCCAAACGAATCCGAACAGCAACTACACCCAAGAAAGGGAAGACATTCTTCATCCACGTGAATAAGGACGACACGATTCGCGACGTGAAGCGCAAG ATTCAGGATGCCGAGGACATCGCGCCGTTCTACCAACAACTGTATCTTCATGGTGTTGAGCTTATCGACGATACTCGGACGCTATTACAAACGGGGGTTCTGCGTACTGATTGCTTAGTTTTACGTGCTATTGAGGCAATGGATGAGGACGAGGCAATAAATTGGGCCCTCACATCTGGCGATGTGGAACCAAAAACAGTGCGATCCCGAGATGAGGGACGCGCTTTTGGCGGAACTCTACTCGGAAACACTTACGTCGCCCCAGTTGGTACCACCCCTTCCACTGAACAATGCATATCAGCTACTACGGCTACTACAGCTGGTACGGCCATCACCACATCTCTACCAGCTCTTAATGGTACCCCAGGACCCAGCCCAACAAAGGGAAACGACAACACTGAAGACCAAGATATGCTCTCGGTACCTTCAACTGTTTCTGATGGAAATATAGACTTAGATAGTAGATTGGCACAAGAATTAGCGTCCGAGGATACAGATCCCTCTTTTCTGTTCTTGGAAGATGATGCAGGAGCCGCCGGTATTTCTTGTGCATCATGCACATACCTCAATCATCCCGGGTTGAAGTATTGTGAAATGTGCGAGACGGAACTGGCCCAAGAGCAGTGA
- a CDS encoding GPI transamidase component GAA1 produces the protein MQLSNSETLVNDEGAGRAKAIVRRRVIFAVIGRVLPWLRAALFLTGTIWMCCIPLPQMGRGTYIDENALQPGQVNTYWSWREVHAADNRRATYFRDEFAKLGLPTEVQPYTIHAPTGLDLQGDGGRQRLFHLHSSQELWQRSNCPECSWKSLKWDEDGSLNLRGVATILALASYLKRYTLWAKDIVFVISDGYMDGMHAWLSAYHGFDHANLETQPLTLLSGVVWTALCIDYPGHSFSHLGVYFEGLNGRLPNQDLLNSVLNIARYSNGVSVLAYDALDHLRTDHPYDFGPRTAALWNYLPKVARKMLNDPNMKTFENRAGIVSRSIAWQASGRASGVHGLFHQYRIDAITIYARPSHGPHGFFVLGKIIESTTRTMNNLLERLHASFFFYILTSAQSFIKIGGYLPAAVIMSVAMTFGGLALWVEASWVQIQIVITDADKNSESSGDDHIEHSKKWVKRSRPVVDAFVLAGCTHLSGGAMLFALGTKASMDAFTVSRTVTNSNSSLFNLPTLELSDGIFEHTFSYGSSHSLGHCTNPAFEWIVFRKGRASLNGSEILYSLPRGNNNGITIPA, from the exons ATGCAATTAAGTAACTCGGAAACCCTTGTCAATGACGAAGGGGCTGGACGTGCCAAGGCCATTGTGCGTAGGCGTGTTATATTCGCAGTTATAGGACGTGTCTTGCCTTGGCTCAG AGCTGCTTTATTTTTGACCGGAACTATATGGATGTGCTGCATCCCGTTACCCCAGATGGGACGAGGGACATACATAGATGAGAATGCACTCCAACCTGGCCAG GTCAACACGTACTGGAGCTGGCGAGAAGTACATGCTGCGGATA ATAGACGCGCCACGTATTTCCGTGACGAGTTTGCAAAACTTGGATTACCTACAGAGGTTCAGCCGTATACTATCCACGCACCCACCGGT CTTGACTTACAAGGGGACGGAGGGCGTCAACGTCTATTCCATTTACACAGCTCCCAGGAGCTCTGGCAGCGAAGCAATTGTCCTGAGTGCTCGTGGAAAAGCCTGAAATGGGATGAGGATGGATCTTTAAACCTTCGTGGTGTGGCGACCATCCTTGCTCTAGCGAGCTATCTCAAAC GGTATACATTATGGGCGAAGGATATCGTGTTTGTCATCAGTGATGGGTATATGGATGGTATGCATGCATGGCTAAGTGCATATCATGGGTTTGATCATGCTA ACCTCGAGACGCAGCCATTGACCCTGCTCAGTGGAGTGGTTTGGACCGCGTTATGTATTGATTATCCGGGTCACTCATTCAGTCATCTTGGCGTCTACTTTG AGGGACTCAATGGACGGCTTCCCAACCAAGATTTACTCAATTCTGTGCTCAACATAGCAAGATATTCAAATGGAGTCTCAGTTCTCGCCTATGATGCACTGGACCATCTTCGCACAGACCACCCATATGATTTTGGACCTCGTACGGCCGCCCTTTGGAATTACCTGCCTAAAGTAGCACGGAAAATGTTAAACGATCCTAATATGAAGACCTTTGAAAACCGTGCAGGCATAGTCAGTCGTAGTATTGCTTGGCAAGCCTCTGGTCGTGCTAGTGGTGTTCACGGGTTGTTCCATCA GTATCGAATAGATGCAATTACGATATACGCGCGCCCCTCTCATGGCCCCCATGGATTCTTCGTGCTTGGCAA GATTATTGAGTCAACAACCCGCACGATGAACAACTTACTGGAGCGTCTCCATGCCTCCTTTTTCTTTTACATTCTGACCAGCGCCCAATCATTTATCAAGATAGGCGGATATCTCCCCGCTGCGGTTATCATGAGTGTCGCTATGACGTTTGGAGGACTCGCGCTATGGGTTGAAGCTAGCTGGGTTCAAATCCAAATCGTCATTACTGATGCAGATAAGAATTCCGAAAGCAGTGGTGACGATCATATTGAGCATTCCAAGAAGTGGGTCAAAAGGTCCCGGCCAGTAGTGGATGCGTTTGTACTGGCTGGTTGTACACACCTGTCGGGTGGCGCCATGCTGTTTGCTCTGGGCACCAAAGCTAGCATGGAtgcatttactgtaagtcgTACTGTGACCAATTCCAATAGCTCACTTTTCAACTTACCCACCCTAGAATTATCCGATGGAATATTTGAGCATACTTTTAGCTATGGTAGCTCTCATTCCTTGGGGCATTGCACAAATCCCGCGTTTGAATGGATCGTCTTCCGAAAGGGTCGCGCCTCTCTCAATGGTTCTGAAATCCTTTACTCTTTGCCTCGGGGGAACAATAACGGCATTACTATCCCTGCTTAA
- a CDS encoding glutathione S-transferase, with protein MWDAHYIEEPEPTKPTTKAPQQPGIPPVQIYKHAFARERLLNKARTAFELLSGLLGDHDFIYGDSPTTIDIILAAHILPILHIPFPTSTISDELRKSYDTLATHADRILKLSREPPPAPILGTPTLEKGKNAFAQEKEKESVTKSDFSAKYGKWIFGLIAGVGSMVYLFATGIVSIQNAEEDELEVTPDIFDLEEEDE; from the exons ATGTGGGATGCACATTATATCGAAGAGCCTGAGCCTACTAAACCGACCACTAAAGCCCCTCAGCAACCAGGGATTCCCCCAGTGCAAATTTATAAGCATGCATTTGCCCGAGAAAGG TTATTGAATAAGGCACGCACGGCATTCGAGCTACTCAGCGGCCTTCTTGGCGATCACGACTTTATTTACGGAGACAG TCCAACGACCATAGACATAATACTGGCAGCGCATATTCTCCCAATTCTCCACATtccattcccaacttcaACTATATCGGACGAACTACGAAAGTCTTACGACACTCTTGCCACTCACGCTGACCGTATCTTGAAATTATCCCGAGAACCGCCACCAGCACCAATCCTCGGAACTCCAACG TTGGAGAAAGGAAAAAATGCGTTCGCCCAagagaaggagaaggagTCCGTCACTAAAAGCGATTTCTCTGCGAAGTATGGAAAATGGATATTCGGTTTGATAGCAGGAGTAGGAAGTATGGTGTACTTGTTCGCAACTGGAATCGTGAGCATCCAGAATGCTGAGGAAGATGAACTGGAGGTCACACCAGACATTTTTGATctcgaggaagaggatgaaTAG